A section of the Streptomyces sp. NBC_01591 genome encodes:
- a CDS encoding leucyl aminopeptidase, whose amino-acid sequence MTALTLSTAGAATLRADALVVGVAKGAKGPVLAPGAEAVDKAFDGKLATVLEALGAAGAEGEVTKLPAPDGLKVPVVIAVGLGAVPEKDEAYDAEALRKAAGSAARALTGSKKAGFALPVASTEDAEAIAEGALLGAYAFTAYQGGENKLAPKGKKNGNGAKLPLGEVALLGTKPRDKAFKAAAERAVALAEEINRARDLINTPPNDLYPESFAAVATAAGKEHGIKVQVLDEKALVKGGFGGLLGVGQGSSHGPRLVKLAYTHPKAEKTLALVGKGITYDSGGISLKPAGHNETMKCDMSGAAAVFATVVAAARLGLRVNVTGWLALAENMPSGNATRPGDVLRMYSGKTVEVLNTDAEGRLVLADALTRASEENPDAIVDVATLTGAMVLALGNRTFGIMANDDAFRTSIHEIAEEVGEASWPMPLPADLRKGMDSPTADIANMGERMGGGLVAGLFLQEFVGEGIAWAHLDIAGPAFHEGAPYGYTPKGGTGSAVRTLVKLAERTAAGDLG is encoded by the coding sequence GTGACTGCTCTCACTCTCAGCACTGCCGGTGCGGCGACGCTGCGCGCCGACGCACTCGTCGTCGGCGTCGCCAAGGGCGCCAAGGGGCCGGTTCTCGCACCGGGCGCCGAGGCCGTGGACAAGGCGTTCGACGGAAAGCTCGCCACCGTCCTGGAGGCCCTGGGCGCCGCAGGTGCCGAGGGCGAGGTGACCAAGCTCCCCGCACCCGACGGCCTCAAGGTCCCGGTCGTCATCGCGGTCGGGCTCGGCGCCGTCCCGGAGAAGGACGAGGCGTACGACGCCGAGGCGCTGCGCAAGGCCGCGGGCTCGGCCGCCCGTGCCCTGACCGGCTCGAAGAAGGCCGGCTTCGCGCTGCCCGTCGCGTCCACCGAGGACGCCGAGGCGATCGCCGAGGGCGCGCTCCTGGGCGCGTACGCCTTCACCGCGTACCAGGGCGGCGAGAACAAGCTCGCCCCCAAGGGCAAGAAGAACGGCAACGGCGCGAAGCTGCCGCTCGGTGAGGTCGCCCTGCTCGGCACCAAGCCGCGCGACAAGGCGTTCAAGGCGGCCGCCGAGCGCGCCGTCGCGCTGGCCGAGGAGATCAACCGCGCCCGCGACCTGATCAACACCCCGCCGAACGACCTGTACCCCGAGTCCTTCGCCGCCGTGGCCACCGCCGCGGGCAAGGAGCACGGCATCAAGGTGCAGGTCCTCGACGAGAAGGCGCTCGTCAAGGGCGGCTTCGGCGGTCTGCTGGGCGTCGGCCAGGGCTCGTCCCACGGCCCGCGTCTGGTGAAGCTCGCCTACACGCACCCGAAGGCGGAGAAGACCCTGGCCCTGGTCGGCAAGGGCATCACCTACGACTCGGGCGGCATCTCGCTGAAGCCGGCCGGCCACAACGAGACGATGAAGTGCGACATGAGCGGCGCCGCCGCCGTGTTCGCGACCGTCGTCGCGGCCGCCCGCCTCGGCCTCCGGGTCAACGTCACCGGCTGGCTGGCGCTCGCCGAGAACATGCCGTCGGGCAACGCCACCCGCCCCGGTGACGTGCTCCGCATGTACAGCGGCAAGACCGTCGAGGTGCTCAACACGGACGCCGAGGGCCGGCTCGTCCTCGCCGACGCGCTGACCCGCGCCTCCGAGGAGAACCCGGACGCGATCGTCGACGTGGCGACCCTGACCGGCGCGATGGTGCTGGCGCTGGGCAACCGCACCTTCGGCATCATGGCGAACGACGACGCCTTCCGTACCTCCATCCACGAGATCGCCGAGGAGGTCGGCGAGGCCTCCTGGCCGATGCCGCTCCCCGCCGACCTGCGCAAGGGCATGGACTCCCCGACCGCCGACATCGCCAACATGGGCGAGCGGATGGGCGGCGGCCTGGTGGCCGGTCTGTTCCTGCAGGAGTTCGTGGGCGAGGGCATCGCCTGGGCGCACCTGGACATCGCCGGTCCGGCCTTCCACGAGGGTGCACCGTACGGCTACACGCCGAAGGGCGGCACCGGCTCCGCGGTCCGTACGCTCGTCAAGCTGGCCGAGCGCACCGCCGCCGGAGACCTCGGCTGA
- a CDS encoding endo alpha-1,4 polygalactosaminidase, which yields MRARGAARVTGGDRALPVAVLILLALLAGCTSAPEPSGKGRWRPEPGIGWQWQLSGRLDPTVDVPVYDIDGFDHKASAVDDLHRRGRKVICYLSTGAWEDFRPDAGKFPESVRGKGNGWEGEYWLDIRRTDILEPLMERRIEMCAEKGFDAVEPDNMDGYRNRTGFPLTAADQLRYNRLIARIAHRHGLAVGLKNDLGQIPELEPDFDFAVNEQCAQYEECEKLTPFVKAGKAVFHVEYELPVARFCADSRRLGLSSLLKKYELGVWRQECPKARA from the coding sequence ATGCGCGCCCGTGGGGCTGCACGCGTGACGGGAGGGGACCGGGCGCTGCCCGTCGCCGTACTGATTCTGCTGGCCCTGCTGGCCGGCTGCACGTCGGCGCCAGAACCCTCCGGGAAGGGCCGCTGGCGGCCGGAGCCGGGCATCGGCTGGCAGTGGCAGCTCTCCGGCCGGCTGGACCCGACGGTGGACGTCCCGGTGTACGACATCGACGGCTTCGACCACAAGGCATCGGCGGTCGACGATCTGCACCGCCGGGGCCGCAAGGTGATCTGCTACCTCTCCACCGGCGCCTGGGAGGACTTCCGTCCGGACGCCGGGAAGTTCCCCGAGTCGGTACGGGGGAAGGGCAACGGCTGGGAGGGCGAGTACTGGCTCGACATCCGCCGTACGGACATCCTGGAGCCGCTGATGGAGCGGCGGATCGAGATGTGCGCCGAGAAGGGGTTCGACGCGGTGGAGCCCGACAACATGGACGGCTACCGCAACCGCACCGGCTTCCCGCTGACCGCCGCCGACCAGTTGCGCTACAACCGGCTCATCGCCCGGATCGCCCACCGCCACGGGCTCGCCGTCGGCCTGAAGAACGACCTGGGGCAGATCCCGGAGCTGGAGCCGGACTTCGACTTCGCGGTCAACGAGCAGTGCGCGCAGTACGAGGAGTGCGAGAAGCTCACCCCGTTCGTGAAGGCGGGCAAGGCCGTCTTCCACGTCGAGTACGAGCTGCCCGTCGCCCGGTTCTGCGCCGATTCGCGGCGGCTGGGGCTCAGCTCGCTGCTGAAGAAGTACGAACTGGGCGTGTGGCGCCAGGAGTGCCCGAAGGCCCGCGCCTGA
- a CDS encoding class I SAM-dependent methyltransferase, giving the protein MARVRPMLNGVPETLLWTLYNRAYEAGQRYPVLDDPMALRLLEDLDYPFEERFGRPNPFHSQAQGLRSRCFDLAVQEYLADRPRATVVALGDGLETGFWRVDNGLLNWLSVDLPEVAELRRTLLPASDRLRTLSRSATDLSWLDEIEDPQGRGVVVTAQGVLMYLRPAEVREILAACAERLPGGVLVLDTMARWLARGTVAGTSKVGTMTVPPMRWAMNPGERHKLRGAHPAIIGVRALRLPRGRGAMGELIRLQSLLPGLRTLTPAMTQLWFGGRTSH; this is encoded by the coding sequence ATGGCGCGTGTACGGCCGATGCTGAATGGGGTTCCCGAGACCCTGCTGTGGACGCTCTACAACCGGGCCTACGAGGCGGGACAGCGCTACCCGGTGCTGGACGACCCGATGGCGCTGCGGCTGCTGGAGGATCTGGACTACCCCTTCGAGGAGCGGTTCGGGCGGCCGAACCCGTTCCACTCGCAGGCCCAGGGGCTGCGCTCGCGCTGCTTCGACCTGGCCGTGCAGGAGTATCTCGCCGACCGGCCGCGGGCCACCGTGGTCGCGCTCGGCGACGGTCTGGAGACCGGCTTCTGGCGGGTCGACAACGGCCTGCTGAACTGGCTGAGCGTGGATCTGCCGGAGGTCGCCGAGCTGCGGAGGACGCTGCTGCCCGCCTCGGACCGGCTGCGCACGCTGTCGCGGTCGGCGACCGACCTCTCGTGGCTGGACGAGATCGAGGACCCGCAGGGCCGCGGCGTCGTCGTCACGGCACAGGGGGTGCTGATGTATCTGCGCCCCGCGGAGGTCCGGGAGATCCTGGCGGCCTGCGCCGAACGGCTGCCCGGCGGCGTCCTGGTCCTGGACACGATGGCGCGCTGGCTCGCCAGGGGCACCGTGGCCGGCACGTCGAAGGTCGGCACGATGACCGTTCCGCCAATGCGCTGGGCCATGAACCCCGGCGAGCGGCACAAGCTGCGCGGTGCGCATCCGGCGATCATCGGGGTACGCGCGCTGCGGCTGCCGCGGGGGCGGGGCGCGATGGGCGAGCTGATCCGGCTCCAGTCGCTGCTCCCGGGGCTGCGGACCCTGACGCCCGCGATGACGCAGCTGTGGTTCGGGGGAAGAACCTCGCACTGA
- a CDS encoding bifunctional adenosylcobinamide kinase/adenosylcobinamide-phosphate guanylyltransferase: MELTLLGTGAPDGLPQPECPCAACAVARGARSRAATALLVDDALLLDLTPGAVFAAARAGHSLTGVRQVLLTHPHDGPAVELPAGLPPAGRVPDGRVLTLISGHRVRAVPMDAPGTGYEVTGPAGPRLLYMPPGAAPAGLTDRVAEPYDMVVGDVVGRPDAVARLRAVEAIGPATEVVAVHLDHDAPPGAELDRRLAAAGARAVPDGTTLVVGEYHAVPEVPRRTLVTGGARSGKSVEAERRLETFPEVVYVATGGGREGDAEWAARIGLHRERRPAAWRTEETCELVELLESDGPPLLIDCLSLWLTDAMDRVDAWDDAAWTEGGEGALRERTAELVAAVRGTRRTVVTVTNETGSGVVPATAAGRRFRDELGRLNAAFADECEQVLLVVAGQALTLRG, translated from the coding sequence GTGGAACTGACTCTGCTCGGCACCGGAGCCCCCGACGGGCTGCCGCAGCCCGAATGTCCTTGCGCCGCCTGCGCCGTCGCCCGCGGGGCGCGCTCGCGGGCCGCGACCGCGCTGCTGGTCGACGACGCGCTGCTGCTCGATCTCACCCCGGGGGCCGTGTTCGCCGCGGCCCGTGCGGGGCACTCGCTCACCGGAGTACGGCAGGTGCTGCTCACCCATCCGCACGACGGACCCGCCGTGGAGCTGCCCGCGGGGCTGCCCCCGGCGGGACGGGTCCCGGACGGACGGGTGCTGACGCTGATCAGCGGGCACCGGGTGCGGGCGGTACCGATGGACGCGCCGGGGACCGGTTACGAGGTCACGGGACCGGCGGGCCCCCGGCTGCTGTACATGCCGCCGGGAGCCGCGCCCGCCGGTCTCACGGACCGGGTCGCGGAGCCTTACGACATGGTGGTCGGCGATGTGGTGGGGCGGCCGGACGCGGTGGCGCGGCTGCGGGCCGTGGAGGCGATCGGCCCGGCCACCGAGGTCGTGGCCGTCCATCTGGACCATGACGCACCGCCCGGCGCCGAGCTGGACCGGCGGCTGGCGGCGGCCGGCGCGCGGGCCGTCCCGGACGGGACGACGCTGGTGGTGGGCGAGTACCACGCGGTTCCGGAGGTGCCGCGGCGCACGCTGGTGACGGGCGGAGCCAGGTCGGGGAAGTCGGTGGAGGCCGAGCGGCGTCTGGAGACGTTCCCCGAGGTGGTGTACGTGGCGACCGGTGGCGGCAGGGAGGGGGACGCCGAGTGGGCGGCCCGGATCGGCCTGCACCGGGAGCGCAGGCCGGCCGCCTGGCGCACCGAGGAGACCTGTGAGCTGGTGGAGCTGCTGGAGTCGGACGGGCCTCCGCTGCTGATCGACTGCCTGTCGCTGTGGCTGACCGACGCGATGGACCGGGTGGACGCCTGGGACGACGCGGCGTGGACGGAGGGCGGCGAGGGTGCCCTGCGGGAGCGGACCGCCGAGCTGGTCGCGGCGGTCCGCGGAACGCGCCGTACGGTCGTCACCGTCACCAACGAGACCGGCTCGGGCGTGGTGCCCGCGACGGCTGCCGGGCGGCGCTTCCGGGACGAGCTGGGCCGGCTGAACGCCGCGTTCGCCGACGAGTGCGAACAGGTGCTGCTGGTGGTGGCCGGGCAGGCACTGACCCTGCGCGGCTGA
- the lpdA gene encoding dihydrolipoyl dehydrogenase, with the protein MANDASTVFDLVILGGGSGGYAAALRGAQLGLDVALIEKGKVGGTCLHNGCIPTKALLHAGEIADQARESEQFGVKATFEGIDIDAVHKYKDDVISGLYKGLQGLIASRKVTYIEGEGRLSSPTSVDVNGQRVQGRHVLLATGSVPKSLPGLEIDGNRIISSDHALKLDRVPKSAIVLGGGVIGVEFASAWTSFGTDVTIIEGLKHLVPVEDENSSKLLERAFRKRGIKFNLGTFFQSAEYTQDGVRVTLADGKTFEAEVLLVAIGRGPVSQGLGYEEAGVAMDRGYVLVDEYMQTNVPTISAVGDLAPTLQLAHVGFAEGILVAERLAGLKTVPIDYDGVPRVTYCHPEVASVGITEAKAKELYGADKVVALKYNLAGNGKSKILKTAGEIKLVQVKDGAVVGVHMVGDRMGEQVGEAQLIYNWEALPAEVAQLIHAHPTQNEAMGEAHLALAGKPLHSHD; encoded by the coding sequence GTGGCGAACGACGCCAGCACCGTTTTCGACCTAGTGATCCTCGGCGGTGGTAGCGGCGGTTACGCCGCGGCCCTGCGCGGAGCGCAGCTGGGCCTGGACGTCGCTCTGATCGAGAAGGGCAAGGTCGGCGGCACCTGCCTGCACAACGGCTGTATCCCCACGAAGGCCCTGCTGCACGCCGGTGAGATCGCCGACCAGGCGCGCGAGTCCGAGCAGTTCGGTGTCAAGGCCACCTTCGAGGGCATCGACATCGACGCCGTCCACAAGTACAAGGACGACGTGATCTCGGGCCTGTACAAGGGTCTGCAGGGTCTCATCGCCTCGCGCAAGGTCACCTACATCGAGGGTGAGGGACGGCTCTCCTCCCCCACCTCGGTGGATGTGAACGGCCAGCGCGTCCAGGGCCGCCACGTGCTGCTCGCGACCGGCTCCGTGCCGAAGTCGCTGCCGGGCCTGGAGATCGACGGCAACCGCATCATCTCGTCGGACCACGCGCTGAAGCTGGACCGCGTCCCGAAGTCCGCGATCGTGCTGGGCGGCGGCGTCATCGGCGTCGAGTTCGCCTCGGCGTGGACGTCCTTCGGCACCGACGTGACGATCATCGAGGGCCTGAAGCACCTCGTCCCGGTCGAGGACGAGAACAGCTCGAAGCTTCTTGAGCGCGCCTTCCGCAAGCGCGGCATCAAGTTCAACCTCGGTACGTTCTTCCAGAGCGCCGAGTACACGCAGGACGGCGTCCGCGTGACCCTCGCCGACGGCAAGACCTTCGAGGCAGAGGTGCTGCTGGTCGCCATCGGCCGCGGCCCGGTCTCGCAGGGCCTGGGCTACGAGGAGGCCGGCGTCGCGATGGACCGCGGTTACGTCCTCGTCGACGAGTACATGCAGACCAACGTGCCGACCATCTCGGCCGTGGGTGACCTGGCCCCGACGCTCCAGCTCGCGCACGTCGGCTTCGCCGAGGGCATCCTGGTGGCGGAGCGGCTGGCCGGTCTGAAGACCGTTCCGATCGACTACGACGGTGTGCCGCGGGTGACGTACTGCCACCCCGAGGTCGCCTCCGTGGGCATCACCGAGGCCAAGGCCAAGGAGCTCTACGGCGCGGACAAGGTCGTCGCTCTGAAGTACAACCTCGCGGGCAACGGCAAGAGCAAGATCCTCAAGACCGCGGGCGAGATCAAGCTCGTCCAGGTCAAGGACGGTGCCGTGGTCGGCGTCCACATGGTCGGTGACCGTATGGGCGAGCAGGTCGGCGAAGCCCAGCTGATCTACAACTGGGAGGCGCTGCCCGCCGAGGTCGCGCAGCTCATCCACGCCCACCCGACGCAGAACGAGGCGATGGGCGAGGCGCACCTGGCCCTCGCCGGCAAGCCCCTGCACTCCCACGACTGA
- the cobT gene encoding nicotinate-nucleotide--dimethylbenzimidazole phosphoribosyltransferase, which yields MNLDDFSDLIERPDGGVRRDAEERRERMIVPVGSLGRLDELGEWLSAAQQSVPVKTIEQPRVVLFAGDHGVAELGVSGRAAGSAHELVRATLDGATPLAVLARQFSVPVRIVDAGLDCDPELLPESVVRHRVRRGSGRIDIEDALTAEEAEQAVRLGMAIADEEADSGTDLVVLGDLSVGGTAAAATLIAALCGTDASVVTGRGGAGIDDLAWMRKCAAIRDALRRARPVLGDQLELLATVGGADLAAMTGFLLQCAVRRLPVILDGVVSAACALVGQRAAFRAPDWWLAGQASGEPAQAKALDRMALNPLLDHGVIVGEGSGALLALPLVRAAAALAAELPERDLVAEEKDSADEGAEAGHAYGDAT from the coding sequence GTGAATCTGGACGACTTCTCCGACCTGATCGAACGCCCCGACGGCGGCGTACGGCGTGACGCCGAGGAACGCCGGGAGCGCATGATCGTTCCCGTCGGCTCCCTCGGCCGCCTGGACGAGCTGGGCGAATGGCTCTCGGCCGCGCAGCAGTCCGTACCGGTCAAGACGATCGAGCAGCCGCGCGTGGTGCTCTTCGCCGGTGATCACGGGGTGGCCGAGCTGGGTGTCTCCGGGCGCGCGGCCGGGAGTGCGCACGAGCTGGTACGGGCCACGCTGGACGGCGCGACGCCGCTCGCGGTGCTGGCCCGCCAGTTCTCCGTACCTGTACGGATCGTCGATGCCGGCCTGGACTGCGATCCGGAGCTGTTGCCCGAGTCGGTGGTGCGCCACCGGGTGCGGCGCGGCAGCGGCCGGATCGACATCGAGGACGCGCTGACGGCCGAGGAGGCCGAGCAGGCGGTACGGCTCGGCATGGCGATCGCCGACGAGGAGGCCGACTCGGGCACCGATCTGGTGGTGCTCGGCGATCTGAGCGTGGGCGGGACGGCAGCCGCGGCCACGCTGATCGCGGCGCTGTGCGGTACGGACGCCTCGGTGGTCACCGGGCGCGGCGGTGCGGGTATCGACGATCTGGCGTGGATGCGCAAGTGTGCGGCGATCCGGGACGCGCTGCGGCGGGCCCGGCCGGTCCTCGGTGATCAGCTGGAGCTGCTGGCCACGGTGGGCGGTGCGGATCTGGCGGCGATGACCGGGTTCCTGCTGCAGTGCGCGGTGCGCAGGCTGCCGGTGATCCTTGACGGTGTGGTCTCCGCGGCCTGTGCGCTGGTGGGTCAGCGGGCGGCCTTCCGGGCGCCGGACTGGTGGCTGGCGGGTCAGGCGAGCGGTGAGCCGGCGCAGGCCAAGGCGCTGGACCGGATGGCGCTCAACCCCTTGCTGGACCACGGCGTCATCGTGGGGGAAGGAAGCGGGGCATTGCTCGCACTCCCGCTTGTCCGGGCGGCGGCCGCACTGGCGGCGGAGCTGCCCGAACGCGACCTGGTCGCCGAGGAGAAGGACAGTGCCGACGAGGGAGCCGAGGCAGGCCACGCGTACGGCGACGCGACCTGA
- a CDS encoding phosphatidylglycerol lysyltransferase domain-containing protein produces MGKVRLATKESGQDSVRSPSTVRSRRSAAFAIWYLRVVSFINFLSAVWVTLGNDLRRHNTENFFTPYLLTAGFSSGVVALFLAVTMRRRKRAAWIVNMVVSGLLLLLLALVIAFPEVRQHPQNWISLGLTAAFVLALILGRREFYAKGDRSNPKLAAVVAVGGLLVTSLIAAGLVTLTNTASDDYRATFLDRWRYGALRLVSVADNDAAFPGITTPGWVDVTINVLSTLLLIAVVYAAFRARRAVDPITPEDEARLRALLEKHGDRDSLGYFSLRREKSVIWSPTGKAAVTYRVVGGVSLASGDPIGDPEAWPGAIEPWLAEAREHGWIPAVMGVSEEGGTIYARHGLDALELGDEAIVETAEFTLEGRAMRTVRQAYNRVERAGYDVTVRRHADIPEQEMAELVRRADDWRDGATERGFSMALGRLGDPADGQCVMLECRDAPAEEGGGPGELRAVLSFVPWGPNGLSLDLMRRDRDAENGLMEFMVIKLLQRAEEIGITQVSLNFAMFRSVFERGSRLGAGPVLRLWRSMLSFFSRWWQIESLYRANAKYRPIWEPRFMLFEKSSDLLRIGVAAGRAEGFLEAPGLPKWLHRSHLGADG; encoded by the coding sequence ATGGGTAAGGTCCGATTGGCCACCAAGGAATCCGGACAGGACAGCGTCCGGTCACCGAGCACCGTCCGGTCACGGCGCAGCGCGGCATTCGCCATCTGGTACCTGCGCGTCGTGTCGTTCATCAATTTCCTGAGCGCCGTCTGGGTCACTCTCGGCAACGATCTGCGCCGCCACAACACCGAGAACTTCTTCACCCCGTACCTGCTCACCGCGGGCTTCTCCTCCGGGGTCGTCGCCCTCTTCCTGGCGGTCACCATGCGCCGCCGCAAGCGGGCCGCCTGGATCGTGAACATGGTGGTGAGCGGCTTGCTGCTGCTCCTCCTCGCCCTGGTGATCGCGTTCCCGGAGGTGCGGCAGCATCCGCAGAACTGGATCTCGCTGGGCCTGACCGCCGCCTTCGTCCTTGCGCTGATCCTCGGGCGGCGCGAGTTCTACGCGAAGGGCGACCGGTCCAACCCGAAGCTCGCGGCCGTCGTCGCGGTCGGCGGGCTGCTGGTCACCTCGCTGATCGCCGCAGGCCTGGTCACCCTCACCAATACCGCGTCCGACGACTACCGCGCGACCTTCCTGGACCGCTGGCGCTACGGGGCGCTGCGGCTGGTCTCGGTCGCCGACAACGACGCCGCCTTCCCCGGGATCACCACCCCCGGCTGGGTCGATGTCACCATCAACGTGCTCTCCACGCTGCTGCTGATCGCCGTCGTGTACGCGGCGTTCCGGGCCCGCCGGGCCGTCGACCCGATCACCCCCGAGGACGAGGCCCGGCTCCGGGCGCTGCTCGAGAAGCACGGCGACCGCGATTCGCTCGGCTACTTCTCGCTGCGCCGGGAGAAGAGCGTCATCTGGTCACCGACCGGGAAGGCCGCCGTCACCTACCGGGTGGTGGGCGGGGTATCGCTCGCCTCCGGTGACCCCATCGGCGACCCGGAGGCCTGGCCGGGGGCGATCGAGCCGTGGCTGGCCGAGGCGCGCGAGCACGGCTGGATCCCGGCGGTGATGGGGGTGAGCGAGGAGGGTGGCACCATCTACGCACGGCACGGCCTCGACGCCCTGGAGCTGGGCGACGAAGCGATCGTGGAGACCGCCGAGTTCACCCTCGAAGGGCGGGCGATGCGGACCGTCCGCCAGGCGTACAACCGGGTCGAGCGCGCCGGGTACGACGTGACCGTCCGCCGCCACGCGGACATCCCCGAACAGGAGATGGCCGAACTGGTGCGGCGCGCCGACGACTGGCGCGACGGGGCGACCGAGCGCGGCTTCTCGATGGCGCTCGGCCGGCTCGGCGATCCGGCCGACGGGCAGTGCGTGATGCTCGAATGCCGCGACGCCCCCGCCGAGGAGGGCGGCGGGCCGGGCGAGTTGCGCGCCGTGCTGAGCTTCGTGCCATGGGGGCCGAACGGCCTCTCGCTGGACCTGATGCGCCGTGACCGGGACGCCGAGAACGGGCTGATGGAGTTCATGGTCATCAAACTCCTCCAGCGCGCCGAGGAGATCGGGATCACCCAGGTCTCGCTGAACTTCGCGATGTTCAGGTCCGTCTTCGAGCGGGGTTCGCGGCTCGGCGCCGGACCGGTGCTGAGGCTGTGGCGCTCGATGCTCAGTTTCTTCTCGCGCTGGTGGCAGATCGAGTCGCTGTACCGCGCCAACGCCAAGTACCGGCCGATCTGGGAGCCACGCTTCATGTTGTTCGAGAAGAGCTCGGACCTGCTGCGCATCGGCGTCGCCGCGGGCCGCGCCGAAGGGTTCCTGGAGGCGCCCGGGCTGCCCAAGTGGCTGCACCGCTCGCACCTCGGGGCCGATGGATGA
- the cobS gene encoding adenosylcobinamide-GDP ribazoletransferase, which translates to MTSLNSHGIRFAFGTLTVLPVRVTRWDREAARAGMLCAPLAGLVVGLLAAVPGGLLLLLGSGPLLAAVASAAVPAVLTRGLHLDGLADTADGLGSGKPADDALRIMKQSDIGPFGVITLLFVLLAQVAALHELYGRSWAHGAVAAAVAAVTARLALTLASRRGVPPARPEGLGAAVAGTVTGRGAVAVGAVVVAGCAGAGALLGGYGALHHALAALAALGVAQLLLRHCVRRFGGVTGDVFGALAETAATAALVALTLG; encoded by the coding sequence GTGACCTCCCTGAACAGCCATGGCATCCGCTTCGCCTTCGGCACCCTGACCGTGCTCCCCGTCCGCGTCACCCGCTGGGACCGCGAGGCCGCCCGCGCCGGGATGCTGTGCGCGCCGCTCGCCGGCCTCGTCGTGGGGCTGCTCGCGGCGGTGCCCGGCGGCCTGTTGCTGCTGCTCGGCTCGGGGCCGCTGCTCGCCGCGGTCGCCTCGGCCGCCGTTCCCGCCGTACTGACCCGGGGTCTGCATCTGGACGGTCTCGCGGACACCGCCGACGGCCTGGGCAGCGGCAAGCCCGCCGACGACGCCCTGCGGATCATGAAGCAGTCCGACATTGGGCCGTTCGGTGTGATCACCCTGCTGTTCGTGCTGCTGGCCCAGGTCGCGGCGCTCCACGAGCTGTACGGGCGGAGCTGGGCGCACGGTGCGGTGGCGGCGGCCGTCGCCGCGGTCACCGCCCGGCTCGCCCTCACCCTGGCCTCCCGCCGGGGCGTGCCGCCGGCCCGTCCGGAGGGGCTGGGTGCGGCGGTGGCGGGCACGGTCACGGGGCGGGGCGCGGTGGCGGTCGGTGCGGTGGTGGTCGCGGGCTGCGCGGGTGCCGGTGCGCTGCTCGGCGGGTACGGGGCGCTGCACCACGCGCTGGCCGCGCTGGCCGCGCTCGGTGTCGCCCAGCTCCTGCTGCGGCACTGCGTGCGGCGCTTCGGCGGGGTGACCGGCGATGTCTTCGGCGCGCTGGCGGAGACTGCGGCGACGGCGGCCCTGGTGGCCCTGACGCTCGGTTAG